The following proteins are co-located in the Rheinheimera salexigens genome:
- a CDS encoding DUF2891 domain-containing protein, whose translation MKIKTIAYSAILVSVSWFSQANNAQSQTTHHLNITEANSLVSLPLHCVETPYPYKTGYVLGSAADLQEPAVVHPIFYGCFDWHSAAHGYWSLVTLLSQFPDLAQAAEVKAVLQRNLTKEKVAAEVAFFSKDINASFERTYGWAWLLKLSQELHAWQDPMAAELAANLQPLADLIVTRYNAFLPKLLYPIRVGEHSNTAFGLSFAYDYAVSQKNTELKKLITQRAKDYFMQDKSCPITWEPSGFDFISPCLEEMGLMQRVLPAEQFLPWLKTYLPQLANPKYQLAVAQVGDRSDGKLVHLDGLNYSRAWNLYALANKYPRYAHLTAVADKHVAHAYPNLIGDSYEGGHWLGSFAIHALNTAQK comes from the coding sequence ATGAAAATTAAAACCATTGCCTATAGCGCCATCTTAGTTTCTGTTAGCTGGTTTAGCCAAGCTAACAATGCACAGAGTCAAACGACGCATCATCTGAATATAACTGAAGCAAATTCCCTAGTTAGCTTGCCATTACACTGTGTTGAAACGCCCTATCCGTATAAAACCGGCTATGTGTTAGGTAGTGCTGCAGACTTACAAGAACCTGCAGTGGTTCACCCCATTTTTTATGGCTGCTTTGATTGGCATAGTGCTGCCCATGGGTATTGGTCACTTGTCACCTTACTTAGTCAATTTCCTGATTTAGCCCAAGCCGCTGAGGTTAAAGCAGTATTACAACGTAATTTAACTAAAGAAAAAGTGGCTGCTGAAGTGGCGTTTTTCAGTAAAGATATTAATGCTTCTTTCGAGCGTACTTATGGCTGGGCGTGGTTATTAAAGCTGTCGCAAGAGTTACATGCTTGGCAAGATCCGATGGCGGCAGAATTAGCAGCGAACTTACAACCTTTGGCCGATCTTATCGTCACCCGCTATAACGCTTTTTTACCCAAACTGTTATACCCCATTCGTGTAGGAGAGCACTCTAATACCGCTTTTGGTTTAAGCTTTGCTTATGATTATGCCGTTAGCCAAAAAAATACCGAGCTAAAAAAGCTAATCACACAGCGCGCTAAAGACTACTTTATGCAAGATAAAAGCTGCCCTATTACTTGGGAGCCAAGCGGTTTCGATTTTATTTCGCCCTGCTTAGAAGAAATGGGTTTAATGCAACGGGTATTGCCAGCAGAGCAATTTTTACCATGGCTAAAAACTTATTTGCCCCAGTTAGCGAACCCTAAATATCAATTAGCCGTAGCCCAAGTAGGCGATCGCTCAGACGGTAAATTAGTCCACTTAGACGGCTTAAACTATAGTCGCGCCTGGAACTTATATGCGTTAGCCAATAAATACCCGCGATACGCTCATTTAACAGCCGTAGCCGACAAACATGTTGCCCATGCCTACCCTAACCTCATAGGTGACAGCTATGAAGGCGGCCACTGGTTAGGCAGCTTTGCTATTCATGCCCTAAACACCGCCCAAAAATAA
- a CDS encoding DUF6999 family protein has protein sequence MSTKSAKPSAYLQAIANDNSLPIDQAALDLWLKDLQNPLRWGIRPLLQFIFAVLLHIIWFFKRLPLPQFSAHASLQKLICWFCTHFVSQEASLLILRHYATESNILNFLAANSPQDSNHDFTPVQLYPKSIAEMQQASFVDHDQELFRLFAELGSWHHPAQPLKPTELNWQHWQPIDMAQFQLTKKRSQWLDFESAHALFMCLFCFLLTREEYRDAINGFNLDQSIAKRIGDLVGNPNLTEMAYNKYPHYLVGPWNLGQRFLMHGFFTEHLYTYLEQLRQKQQN, from the coding sequence ATGAGTACTAAATCTGCCAAGCCTAGCGCTTATTTACAAGCGATAGCTAACGATAACTCACTGCCTATTGATCAAGCCGCGTTAGATTTATGGCTTAAAGATTTACAAAACCCGTTACGCTGGGGGATTAGGCCACTGCTGCAGTTTATCTTTGCAGTATTGCTACATATTATTTGGTTTTTTAAACGCTTGCCGTTACCGCAGTTTAGCGCTCATGCTAGCTTACAAAAGTTAATTTGCTGGTTTTGCACACACTTTGTTAGCCAAGAAGCCAGCTTACTTATTTTGCGTCATTACGCCACTGAATCGAATATCCTTAATTTCCTAGCAGCCAATAGCCCGCAGGATAGCAACCATGATTTTACGCCGGTACAGCTGTATCCAAAAAGTATTGCAGAGATGCAGCAGGCTAGTTTTGTTGATCATGATCAGGAGTTATTTAGACTATTCGCCGAGCTAGGCAGCTGGCATCATCCCGCTCAGCCCTTAAAGCCGACAGAGTTAAATTGGCAGCATTGGCAACCCATTGATATGGCACAGTTTCAGTTAACCAAAAAGCGCAGCCAATGGCTCGACTTTGAAAGCGCCCATGCACTATTTATGTGTTTATTTTGCTTTTTACTCACTAGGGAAGAGTACCGCGATGCGATTAATGGTTTTAACCTAGATCAATCAATAGCAAAGCGTATTGGTGACTTAGTCGGTAACCCTAACCTTACAGAGATGGCTTATAACAAATACCCGCATTACTTAGTGGGGCCGTGGAATTTAGGTCAACGCTTTTTAATGCATGGTTTTTTTACAGAGCATTTATATACTTACCTAGAGCAGCTGCGTCAAAAGCAGCAAAACTAA
- a CDS encoding iron-containing redox enzyme family protein has translation MSEQVLTPQGQQCLQALMRVWFEFERQLGRVPLIQRLERGQFSKADYCQLLLNWRQQVIEGSRWISRCASSFDRDFSDVRSVIIGHAREEHRDYEMLERDFVAAGGELATIQQAGRNIGTEALHGFLMYRAGQTNPVDLLGAMWIIEGLGQKMASSWAEQIDSSTSGDGSYTKFMRYHGANDDDHMQKLYQLIDRLCQSPEQLKAIVRTARVTARLYCLQLEEVDNEY, from the coding sequence ATGTCGGAACAGGTTTTAACCCCCCAAGGCCAGCAATGTTTACAAGCCTTAATGCGTGTATGGTTTGAATTTGAGCGTCAGCTAGGACGAGTACCGTTAATTCAACGCTTAGAACGAGGACAATTTAGCAAGGCGGATTACTGCCAATTATTACTGAATTGGCGGCAACAGGTTATTGAAGGCTCGCGTTGGATTAGCCGTTGTGCGTCCAGTTTTGATCGCGATTTTAGTGATGTACGTTCGGTTATTATTGGTCACGCCCGCGAAGAGCATCGTGATTATGAAATGCTCGAACGAGATTTTGTCGCCGCGGGAGGTGAATTGGCTACTATTCAGCAAGCTGGCCGTAATATTGGCACTGAAGCCTTGCATGGCTTTTTAATGTATCGTGCCGGACAAACTAACCCTGTCGATTTACTGGGTGCGATGTGGATTATTGAAGGTTTAGGCCAGAAAATGGCCTCAAGCTGGGCCGAGCAGATAGACAGTAGCACCAGTGGTGATGGCAGTTATACCAAATTTATGCGTTATCACGGTGCCAATGATGATGACCATATGCAAAAGTTATATCAGTTAATTGATCGTTTATGTCAAAGCCCAGAGCAACTTAAGGCAATAGTGCGCACGGCTCGGGTTACCGCTAGATTGTATTGTTTGCAATTAGAAGAGGTGGATAATGAGTACTAA
- a CDS encoding beta-ketoacyl-ACP synthase III, translating to MNVFITSSGSFLPGPAINNEQIEPLLGLVHGKPSRLKRRILQSNGIHTRHYAMDANHNTLISNSAMAARAAEHCLSTSFLGKRQINMLSAATSQGDIVLPGFGSMVQAELGLSNIELHSSHGICSSSMMALKAAYTNLKAGEQSNALVVASELTSRLFKASRYEAAGAEVDFNAEFLRWMLSDGAGALLLEQQLRGQCFRIDWIRSFSHADAYPVCMSVGYPTDSSIQQSNGEAKSWQDYPTYAAAEAAGALLIRQDVRLLENIVKLGVDGYLRLISEGRVQPEKVDHVLCHYSSHYFRGKIFDMMQRAGVGIAEDKWYSNLYSRGNTGCASIFIMLDEFRRTQVYNTGDTILCMVPESGRFNNAYMQLTVVEAN from the coding sequence ATGAATGTATTTATTACCAGTAGCGGTAGCTTTTTGCCCGGTCCAGCCATTAACAATGAGCAAATAGAGCCGTTATTGGGCTTGGTGCATGGTAAACCGAGCCGCTTAAAACGGCGCATTTTGCAGTCTAATGGCATTCATACTCGGCATTACGCTATGGATGCTAATCATAATACTTTAATTTCTAACAGCGCTATGGCTGCGCGGGCGGCAGAGCATTGTTTAAGCACTAGTTTTTTAGGTAAACGCCAGATTAATATGCTCAGTGCTGCTACTAGCCAAGGTGATATTGTATTGCCAGGTTTTGGCTCTATGGTGCAAGCAGAATTGGGCTTAAGTAATATCGAGCTGCATAGCAGTCATGGTATTTGCTCCAGCAGTATGATGGCGCTAAAAGCGGCCTACACCAATTTAAAAGCCGGTGAGCAGAGCAATGCTTTGGTTGTAGCAAGTGAGCTGACATCACGTTTATTTAAAGCCAGCCGTTATGAGGCAGCTGGTGCTGAGGTTGATTTTAACGCTGAGTTTCTACGTTGGATGTTATCCGATGGGGCTGGCGCGCTGTTATTAGAACAACAGCTACGAGGCCAGTGTTTTCGTATTGATTGGATCCGCAGCTTTTCTCATGCTGATGCTTACCCAGTATGTATGAGTGTCGGTTATCCCACGGACTCTAGCATCCAGCAGAGTAATGGCGAAGCCAAAAGTTGGCAGGATTACCCCACTTACGCAGCAGCAGAAGCCGCTGGCGCTTTGCTTATTCGCCAAGATGTTCGGTTATTAGAGAATATCGTCAAGCTGGGTGTAGATGGTTACTTGCGACTGATTAGCGAAGGTCGGGTGCAACCAGAAAAGGTTGATCATGTGTTGTGTCATTATTCATCGCATTATTTTCGTGGCAAAATTTTCGACATGATGCAGCGCGCCGGTGTCGGCATTGCTGAAGACAAGTGGTATAGCAACCTGTACAGCCGCGGTAATACTGGCTGTGCCTCTATTTTTATTATGCTGGATGAGTTTCGGCGCACCCAAGTCTATAACACCGGCGATACTATTTTATGTATGGTGCCAGAGAGCGGTCGGTTTAATAATGCCTATATGCAACTAACGGTGGTAGAAGCCAACTAA
- a CDS encoding diguanylate cyclase: protein MLQTNQLLIQLMLYVYLPLWGIAGFVDWCCHRATRIEHTSGLKESLIHSLMGLQMAVPILLCLLFKVNVLILLICTAAWLAHEAVAHYDVHYAAPKRHISVWEMHAHNYLATLPLYMLLLIVVINYPVFIKLLTLDWQGEFSFIRMPYAHGGEGYLPYYLGFMAVVCVLPYMEENLRCLVVALKNKAAVA, encoded by the coding sequence GTGTTGCAAACTAATCAGCTGCTAATTCAATTAATGTTATATGTGTATTTACCGTTATGGGGTATTGCCGGCTTTGTCGACTGGTGCTGCCATCGCGCCACCCGTATTGAACACACCTCCGGTTTAAAAGAATCCCTTATTCACTCCTTAATGGGACTGCAAATGGCAGTACCTATTTTGTTGTGTCTGTTATTCAAGGTTAATGTGCTTATTTTATTAATTTGCACGGCAGCTTGGCTGGCGCACGAAGCTGTTGCGCATTATGACGTGCATTATGCTGCGCCGAAGCGGCATATTAGTGTATGGGAAATGCATGCCCATAACTATTTGGCCACGTTACCCTTGTATATGTTGCTGCTAATAGTGGTGATTAACTACCCAGTATTTATTAAGCTGCTGACGCTAGATTGGCAAGGCGAATTTAGCTTTATTCGTATGCCTTATGCCCATGGTGGTGAGGGTTATCTGCCGTATTATCTTGGCTTTATGGCGGTAGTGTGTGTACTGCCCTATATGGAAGAGAACTTACGCTGCTTAGTGGTGGCATTAAAAAATAAGGCCGCAGTGGCATGA
- the ggt gene encoding gamma-glutamyltransferase, whose amino-acid sequence MTYRLFFVFICLISSVACTSEPIPAVPADTGAGAVASPDQYGATVAEQVLRSGGNAVDAAVATAFTLAVTYPEAGNIGGGGFMTIWFDGKPYFLDYRETAPAAAHRDMYLDKDKQVIADLSLIGAKASGVPGTVMGLWQAHQKFGSLPWAELVQPAIHYAQTGYTVTGNQFKYRGDLLQQLAGKTNFSQYFGDIQDNENFVQTELATTLQRIAKDGPTDFYQGKTAQLLVAQMQRSEGLITLDDLASYQSIWREPVITDWQGYQVVTAPPPSSGGIALSQLLGLKQRLTSHFNNVELNSTQYVHLIAEIEKRVFADRADYLGDPGFTTVPQTQLLDSAYLDKRASDINTVQISATANIKPGLEGYHTTHFSILDKDGNAVSNTYTLNLEFGSGVVVEGAGFLLNNEMDDFSAKAGVPNAFGVVGSDANAIEPGKRMLSSMAPTLLLKDNQIELVIGTPGGSTIFTSIFQVINNIYDYNMPLADAVAAPRFHHQLLPKDQITMEPYAQLTPEVQQALEQKGYNLVTQGWNLGDIQAIKMTDGKVEAAADPRSHGVAKVFSY is encoded by the coding sequence ATGACTTATCGTCTATTTTTTGTATTTATATGTTTAATTAGCAGCGTAGCTTGCACGTCTGAGCCAATACCAGCCGTGCCTGCTGATACAGGTGCGGGTGCCGTCGCATCGCCCGACCAATATGGGGCAACGGTAGCAGAGCAAGTATTACGCAGTGGCGGCAATGCGGTTGATGCGGCAGTAGCAACCGCCTTTACTTTAGCCGTTACTTACCCTGAGGCGGGTAATATTGGCGGCGGTGGCTTTATGACCATCTGGTTTGACGGCAAACCTTACTTTTTAGATTATCGCGAAACCGCACCCGCTGCTGCGCATCGTGATATGTATTTAGATAAAGATAAGCAAGTAATTGCCGATTTAAGCTTAATTGGCGCTAAAGCCAGCGGGGTGCCAGGTACGGTTATGGGTTTATGGCAGGCGCATCAAAAGTTTGGCAGTTTACCTTGGGCAGAGTTAGTGCAACCGGCTATTCACTATGCGCAAACAGGTTACACTGTCACTGGCAATCAGTTTAAGTACCGAGGCGATTTACTACAGCAATTAGCAGGTAAAACTAATTTTTCTCAGTATTTTGGCGACATACAGGATAATGAAAACTTTGTGCAAACTGAGCTTGCCACCACACTACAGCGCATAGCCAAAGACGGTCCAACAGACTTTTATCAAGGCAAAACCGCACAGCTTTTAGTGGCACAAATGCAACGTAGCGAGGGTCTTATCACTTTAGACGATTTAGCCTCATATCAATCCATCTGGCGTGAACCTGTCATCACTGATTGGCAAGGCTACCAAGTCGTTACTGCGCCACCACCAAGCTCTGGCGGTATTGCACTTAGCCAACTGCTGGGCTTAAAACAACGTTTAACCAGCCACTTTAACAATGTGGAATTAAATAGTACCCAGTACGTGCATTTAATCGCTGAAATAGAAAAACGCGTCTTTGCTGATCGCGCCGATTATTTAGGTGACCCTGGCTTTACCACAGTGCCGCAAACCCAATTATTAGACTCAGCCTATTTAGATAAACGTGCCAGCGATATTAATACCGTACAGATCTCTGCCACCGCTAACATAAAACCTGGTTTAGAAGGCTATCACACTACCCATTTTTCGATATTAGATAAAGACGGTAATGCAGTGTCCAATACTTACACCTTAAACCTAGAGTTTGGTAGCGGCGTGGTCGTTGAAGGCGCAGGCTTTTTACTGAATAACGAAATGGATGACTTTTCGGCTAAAGCCGGAGTACCCAATGCCTTTGGTGTTGTAGGTAGTGATGCCAATGCTATTGAGCCCGGTAAGCGCATGTTGTCGTCTATGGCCCCCACCTTACTACTTAAAGATAACCAAATTGAGTTAGTGATTGGCACCCCTGGGGGCTCAACTATTTTTACTTCTATCTTTCAGGTGATTAATAATATCTATGATTACAATATGCCATTAGCCGATGCAGTGGCCGCACCTCGCTTTCACCATCAGTTATTACCTAAAGATCAAATTACTATGGAACCTTACGCCCAACTTACCCCTGAAGTACAGCAGGCGTTAGAGCAAAAAGGCTATAACTTAGTAACTCAAGGCTGGAATTTAGGCGATATACAAGCCATAAAAATGACAGACGGTAAGGTTGAAGCTGCAGCAGATCCCCGTTCACACGGCGTCGCTAAAGTGTTTAGTTACTAG
- a CDS encoding efflux RND transporter permease subunit, giving the protein MSMFNLSALAVREKNIALFFLLLSVFGGIYAFLSLGRAEDPSFTVRAMVVSVSWPGAQPEELRLQVVDRLEKRIKEVDYLYKLDTTIRQGQASIQVEFEEYTSAEQVQDLFYQVRKRMQEEVASLPEGVIGPIVNDDFGDVYFSLIALTAPGLPLRNLTRDIEQLRDRLNRVDGVKKVILIGERTEKVFIEFAPDQLTNLGITAEAVFQAVQASNRLVPAGQLETAGPRLFIRLENSLADIEQLKNVPIQAGSELIRLSDIAQIRTGYEEPASYLVRAAGQDAMLLGVVLDPGVNGLEVGERLNSFISDEKTQLPLGFSLQVLTNQADAISSAVSLFQIKFLVAVAVVIAVSIFAIGLRAGIIVGIAVPLTLGLTFLIMLAMNINLDRITLGALIISLGLLVDDAIIAVEMMLVKIEAGWDKVRAASHAWTVTAAPMLFGTLVTVAGFLPIGFAKSGVGEYAGNIFWVLAISLIVSWIVAVFFVPYMGVKFLPAQLKQHQPTDQYQTKRYIKLRNVITWCVVHRKTVVLGTVGLLLISAFAMATLVQKQFFPSSDRPEALVSVFLPQGSSIAVTEQTVLKLEKLLKDLPQIKTYSSYIGAGAPRFFISANPEMPDPAFAKLLIVNHDAQTRDEVIAILQQAIDRGDFPEARVRVQALLFGPPVVWPIAFRILGDDPQILRNIGYQLQDIMLQHGNVVDPHLEWDERIPTLKLNLDTERLFKLGLTAEQVSQQLQFYLTGVTVTHLRQDIRTVEVVAKALIIAPPDSADGKMLQQFASRLNSVEIISASGQKMPLSQLGEMAVVYEQPVLRRYNRENMLAVQAELQGAQPNDVSMALWQQFASIRQQLPDGYRIEMGGSLQESGRGEASIQKLQPLMLATMLIFIMLQMRSFAGTFMVIATAPLGLIGAVLALLIFNQPFGFVALLGLTGLAGIIMRNTLILTQQVTDNFTAGLAAFDAVVEAAVQRARPVILTALAAVFAFIPLTTDTFWGPLAYVLIGGVAVGTVITLLFVPALYSLWFKINKA; this is encoded by the coding sequence ATGAGCATGTTTAATTTGTCGGCATTGGCCGTTCGCGAAAAAAATATTGCGTTGTTTTTTCTGCTGTTGTCAGTATTTGGTGGTATTTATGCGTTTTTATCCTTAGGCCGAGCTGAAGATCCCTCTTTTACCGTGCGAGCGATGGTGGTTTCCGTTAGTTGGCCAGGCGCACAACCTGAGGAGCTAAGACTACAAGTCGTTGATCGGTTGGAAAAGCGGATCAAAGAAGTGGATTATCTGTACAAGCTAGACACCACCATCCGCCAAGGCCAAGCCAGCATTCAAGTGGAGTTTGAGGAATATACCTCGGCAGAGCAAGTTCAGGATTTGTTTTATCAAGTGCGCAAACGGATGCAAGAAGAGGTTGCTAGCTTACCTGAAGGTGTGATTGGTCCTATCGTAAACGACGACTTTGGTGATGTGTATTTTAGTTTAATTGCCCTGACGGCACCGGGTTTGCCGTTACGTAATTTAACCCGCGACATTGAACAGCTGCGGGATAGGTTAAACCGAGTCGACGGCGTGAAAAAAGTGATCTTGATTGGCGAGCGCACAGAAAAAGTCTTTATTGAATTTGCACCAGACCAACTCACTAACTTAGGTATTACTGCTGAAGCGGTATTTCAGGCAGTGCAAGCCAGTAACCGCTTAGTACCCGCAGGGCAATTGGAAACCGCAGGCCCTCGTTTGTTTATTCGCTTAGAAAATAGCCTTGCCGATATTGAACAGCTAAAAAATGTGCCTATTCAGGCTGGCTCAGAATTAATTCGTCTATCCGATATTGCCCAAATTCGTACCGGTTACGAAGAGCCTGCTAGTTATCTAGTGCGGGCTGCTGGTCAAGATGCCATGTTATTGGGGGTGGTGTTAGATCCCGGCGTTAATGGTCTGGAAGTCGGCGAGCGCTTAAACAGCTTTATTAGTGATGAAAAAACGCAGCTGCCGTTAGGCTTCTCGCTGCAAGTGTTAACTAATCAGGCTGATGCTATATCCAGTGCCGTGAGTCTATTTCAAATTAAGTTTTTAGTCGCGGTCGCGGTAGTGATAGCAGTAAGCATATTCGCTATTGGTTTAAGGGCGGGGATTATTGTTGGTATTGCGGTGCCACTGACCCTGGGTTTAACGTTTTTAATAATGTTGGCGATGAATATCAACCTAGACCGAATAACCCTAGGTGCCTTAATTATTTCGTTAGGTTTATTGGTGGACGATGCCATTATAGCTGTAGAAATGATGCTGGTAAAAATAGAGGCAGGTTGGGATAAAGTGCGGGCGGCCTCCCATGCTTGGACCGTTACGGCTGCACCTATGCTGTTCGGTACTTTGGTTACCGTGGCCGGGTTTTTACCCATAGGTTTTGCTAAATCGGGTGTAGGGGAGTATGCCGGTAATATATTTTGGGTGTTGGCTATTTCTTTAATAGTGTCGTGGATAGTCGCAGTGTTTTTTGTGCCTTATATGGGTGTTAAGTTTCTACCGGCCCAGTTAAAACAGCATCAACCAACGGATCAGTACCAGACCAAAAGATACATCAAACTAAGAAATGTTATTACTTGGTGCGTGGTCCATCGCAAAACCGTGGTGTTAGGCACTGTGGGCTTATTACTTATCTCGGCATTTGCTATGGCGACTTTGGTACAAAAACAGTTTTTTCCCAGCTCTGATCGGCCTGAAGCGCTAGTCAGTGTTTTTTTACCACAAGGTAGTAGCATTGCCGTCACCGAGCAAACGGTACTTAAGCTAGAAAAACTGTTAAAAGATTTGCCACAAATAAAAACCTATTCATCTTATATTGGTGCCGGTGCACCACGGTTTTTTATCTCAGCTAACCCAGAAATGCCCGACCCTGCATTCGCTAAATTATTGATTGTAAATCATGATGCCCAGACTCGGGATGAAGTGATTGCCATACTGCAGCAAGCGATTGATCGTGGCGATTTTCCAGAAGCACGAGTTCGGGTGCAAGCCTTACTATTTGGCCCACCGGTAGTGTGGCCCATCGCGTTTAGAATACTGGGTGACGATCCGCAAATATTGCGCAACATTGGCTACCAGTTACAAGACATTATGCTACAACATGGCAATGTGGTGGACCCACATCTGGAATGGGATGAGCGAATTCCAACCTTAAAACTTAATTTAGACACCGAGCGATTGTTTAAATTAGGTTTAACAGCAGAGCAAGTGTCGCAGCAATTACAGTTTTATCTTACCGGTGTTACGGTAACGCATTTACGCCAAGATATAAGAACCGTAGAGGTGGTGGCAAAGGCTTTGATTATAGCGCCACCCGACAGCGCAGATGGCAAAATGTTGCAACAATTTGCTAGCCGCTTAAACAGTGTTGAGATTATATCTGCCTCGGGTCAGAAGATGCCGCTAAGTCAGCTTGGCGAAATGGCGGTAGTATATGAACAACCTGTATTAAGACGTTATAACCGTGAAAATATGCTAGCCGTACAAGCTGAGTTGCAAGGCGCTCAGCCTAATGATGTCAGTATGGCGCTATGGCAACAGTTTGCCAGTATTCGCCAGCAGTTACCGGATGGCTATCGGATAGAAATGGGTGGCTCGCTACAAGAATCTGGCCGAGGCGAAGCGTCAATTCAGAAACTACAGCCGTTAATGTTAGCCACCATGCTGATTTTCATTATGTTACAGATGCGATCTTTCGCCGGTACCTTTATGGTTATTGCTACGGCGCCGTTAGGTTTAATAGGCGCAGTACTGGCATTATTGATCTTTAATCAGCCATTTGGCTTTGTGGCATTGTTGGGGTTAACAGGATTGGCCGGTATTATAATGCGTAATACCTTAATATTAACCCAGCAAGTAACCGATAACTTTACCGCAGGTTTAGCCGCGTTTGATGCTGTTGTCGAAGCAGCAGTACAAAGAGCTCGGCCAGTTATTTTAACCGCACTGGCGGCGGTATTTGCTTTTATACCTTTAACGACCGATACCTTTTGGGGACCGCTAGCGTATGTATTGATAGGGGGTGTCGCGGTGGGTACGGTGATAACTTTATTATTTGTGCCAGCGTTATATAGCTTATGGTTTAAAATTAACAAAGCTTAA
- a CDS encoding efflux RND transporter periplasmic adaptor subunit, with product MKQRRPSLTAIKHVMKQTTLAWVLLPALMLSACSEPESLSEANTPYVKAYELTTTSTDIFSVSGVVRAETETALAFQVSGQITTRHVNSGQQVKQDDVLFTLDSRDLQQQYQAVTAEHKAAESALAIAEADVKRQTELFTASISSAFAKERAELQLAEAQSRLDLSAARLSQAKNALGYAELKAPAAGQVLSLIAEAGQVVAVAQPVLRFAYAGAREVEVFFPEQLTPPKAGKLLLADSSLTLSFREADGEVQQEGRVLRARYRIKDAPEPLRLGSIVRAVFSVNSQQDSQFQVPLGALSERGTQAQVWQIADDKVQPVAVQIVSMSEEYALIRAELAPGDLIVATGTHLLKADMAVQVKK from the coding sequence ATGAAACAGCGCCGCCCTAGCTTGACCGCAATAAAACATGTGATGAAACAAACCACTCTAGCGTGGGTACTGTTACCAGCACTAATGCTGTCTGCTTGTAGCGAACCAGAAAGCTTATCTGAGGCCAATACCCCTTACGTTAAGGCGTATGAGTTAACGACAACATCGACAGATATATTTTCAGTCTCGGGTGTGGTGCGGGCTGAAACAGAAACTGCGTTAGCTTTTCAAGTTAGTGGCCAAATTACCACCAGACATGTTAACTCTGGCCAGCAAGTTAAGCAGGATGATGTGCTGTTTACGCTAGATAGCCGAGATTTACAACAGCAATATCAAGCCGTTACGGCTGAGCATAAGGCTGCTGAATCCGCCTTGGCTATTGCCGAAGCGGATGTAAAACGCCAGACCGAATTATTTACGGCTTCTATATCGAGCGCCTTTGCTAAAGAGCGCGCTGAATTACAGTTGGCAGAAGCCCAGAGTCGGCTTGATTTAAGTGCTGCCCGATTAAGCCAAGCAAAAAATGCTTTAGGTTATGCTGAGCTAAAAGCGCCAGCAGCTGGCCAAGTTTTGTCGTTAATTGCCGAAGCCGGTCAGGTAGTGGCTGTCGCCCAACCCGTGTTGAGATTTGCTTACGCTGGCGCCCGTGAGGTAGAGGTGTTTTTTCCTGAGCAGTTAACCCCGCCTAAAGCGGGCAAACTGTTACTGGCAGATAGCAGTTTAACCTTAAGCTTTCGTGAGGCTGATGGCGAGGTACAGCAAGAGGGACGAGTACTAAGGGCGCGTTATCGTATAAAAGATGCCCCAGAGCCCTTGCGGCTTGGCAGTATTGTTAGGGCAGTATTTAGTGTTAATTCTCAGCAGGATTCGCAATTTCAAGTGCCATTAGGTGCGTTGAGTGAGCGTGGTACGCAAGCCCAAGTGTGGCAAATTGCAGATGATAAAGTGCAACCCGTGGCGGTACAAATTGTTAGCATGAGTGAAGAGTATGCCCTGATCCGCGCCGAGCTTGCGCCGGGTGACTTGATTGTTGCCACCGGAACTCACTTGTTAAAAGCCGATATGGCAGTACAGGTGAAAAAATAA